The following coding sequences are from one Paenibacillus sp. FSL R5-0912 window:
- a CDS encoding PspA/IM30 family protein, with translation MSIFKRLRDLTMSNVNAIIDKAEDPVKMTDQYIRDMTEDLEDAEKAVAAQIAIEKKFKQLYEEQEALVNKRNQQAHAAAQAGNADLARRALEEKKSAEAKLVEYKTSFDQNKASADNLRGKLEEMRKQLTQMKNKRETLVARYNAAKAQTEINKAMSGFSSDSASAGLKRMEDKMLQAEAQAEASNEMSSGNKSLDDEFEKLGKDQAVEDELAALMKQYDKQ, from the coding sequence ATGTCTATATTTAAAAGATTGCGTGATCTGACCATGTCCAATGTGAATGCGATTATTGATAAAGCGGAAGACCCGGTCAAAATGACCGACCAATACATTCGTGATATGACCGAGGATCTGGAAGATGCCGAGAAAGCGGTAGCTGCCCAGATTGCCATTGAGAAGAAATTCAAGCAATTGTATGAAGAGCAGGAAGCTCTGGTGAACAAGCGTAACCAGCAGGCACACGCTGCCGCTCAAGCCGGTAATGCCGATCTGGCCCGCCGTGCACTGGAAGAGAAGAAATCGGCTGAAGCTAAGCTCGTAGAGTACAAGACCAGCTTCGACCAGAACAAGGCTTCAGCGGACAATCTCCGCGGCAAGCTAGAAGAAATGCGCAAACAGCTTACGCAGATGAAGAACAAACGTGAGACACTTGTTGCCCGTTACAACGCAGCGAAGGCCCAGACTGAAATCAACAAAGCTATGAGCGGGTTCAGCTCCGATTCGGCTTCCGCAGGTCTCAAACGGATGGAAGACAAAATGCTTCAGGCAGAAGCACAGGCAGAAGCTAGCAACGAGATGAGCTCCGGCAACAAATCGCTGGATGATGAATTCGAGAAGCTGGGTAAAGACCAGGCGGTTGAGGATGAGCTGGCTGCACTGATGAAGCAGTACGACAAACAATAA
- a CDS encoding prenylated flavin chaperone LpdD: MISDQLHPDDIELSEITVGRDLLLLITGGVRHIGSASTAYMDGDTARVMTSAVPHHKEHTISESIALRTAASLNRTVTVVMGIHYDNLTKDGIMEVVNIVNSKVDQYLLQKI; this comes from the coding sequence ATGATATCCGATCAGCTGCATCCTGATGACATTGAGCTGTCTGAAATCACGGTTGGCCGTGACCTGCTGCTGCTGATTACCGGAGGTGTCCGTCATATCGGTTCGGCAAGCACCGCTTATATGGACGGTGACACTGCCAGGGTCATGACTTCGGCGGTACCGCATCATAAGGAGCATACGATCAGCGAATCCATTGCACTCCGGACAGCAGCTTCACTGAACCGGACAGTCACGGTTGTGATGGGGATTCATTATGACAATCTGACTAAAGATGGCATTATGGAAGTCGTAAATATTGTGAATTCCAAAGTGGACCAATATTTATTGCAAAAGATTTAA
- a CDS encoding MBL fold metallo-hydrolase, with translation MKIHWFGHSAFQLISQQGTVILIDPYGKFLGYRMPKVKADIVAITHDHKDHSQIQVAEGPYELINQPGHFSVRGVEIQGVATYHDNVEGAKRGNNIIFVFTVDGLRICHAGDLGHALNVQQLEQIGRVDVLMIPVGGKATLDGTGAAAVMKQLQPAVAIPMHYSTKALGLLGRLFFAKADKFLQAAGQPVNVVEELVVTSETLARQRGVYTLQYEPS, from the coding sequence ATGAAAATTCACTGGTTTGGACACTCCGCATTTCAGCTCATATCACAGCAGGGGACGGTAATTCTGATTGATCCCTACGGGAAATTCCTTGGTTACCGGATGCCTAAAGTTAAGGCGGATATTGTAGCCATTACCCATGATCATAAGGACCACAGTCAGATTCAAGTGGCTGAAGGTCCCTATGAACTGATTAACCAGCCCGGGCATTTCAGTGTACGGGGAGTGGAGATTCAAGGGGTAGCCACGTATCACGATAATGTGGAAGGGGCAAAAAGGGGCAATAATATCATCTTCGTGTTCACGGTAGACGGACTCCGGATTTGCCACGCCGGTGATCTCGGCCATGCTTTGAATGTCCAGCAGTTGGAGCAGATTGGCAGGGTTGATGTACTTATGATCCCTGTCGGCGGAAAAGCAACGCTTGATGGTACGGGTGCGGCAGCCGTAATGAAGCAATTGCAGCCGGCGGTTGCCATACCTATGCATTACAGCACCAAAGCGCTGGGGTTGCTTGGCCGGTTGTTTTTTGCCAAAGCAGATAAGTTCTTGCAGGCTGCAGGGCAGCCTGTTAACGTAGTAGAAGAACTGGTCGTTACCAGCGAGACTCTTGCCAGACAACGTGGTGTATATACTCTCCAATATGAACCAAGCTGA
- a CDS encoding RrF2 family transcriptional regulator — protein MAEIKRFGYGLQALVVLASTAGQYSSVEIAEQIRCEPTALRKILSRLTEAGYIEVRQGRGGGYTLAKPPGEITLAEVYLSMHDDVPMLDGMLDTTGNHLFGQKVRLSFDQIMTDIRYQVEHVLKSYTIADLVE, from the coding sequence ATGGCAGAGATCAAACGATTTGGTTATGGATTGCAGGCGTTAGTCGTGCTGGCTTCAACAGCAGGACAGTACTCGAGTGTGGAGATTGCAGAACAGATCCGCTGCGAGCCGACTGCACTGCGTAAAATTCTGTCCCGGCTTACAGAAGCCGGTTATATCGAAGTACGCCAAGGGCGGGGTGGCGGTTATACACTGGCTAAACCACCCGGAGAGATTACTCTGGCAGAAGTATATTTGTCCATGCATGATGATGTGCCTATGCTGGACGGTATGCTGGATACTACCGGCAATCATTTGTTTGGACAGAAGGTCCGCCTGTCGTTCGATCAGATTATGACGGATATCCGTTATCAAGTGGAGCATGTGCTGAAATCTTATACGATTGCTGACTTAGTGGAGTGA
- a CDS encoding GNAT family N-acetyltransferase: protein MELGIELVPKEQKQIISRLMQFYLYDFTRYLELQVDRDGLFPSYPGLEAYWNSGLNKFAYLFTVDGNIAGFALVDRLLRDPEGQFYMTEFFVMQKYRRSGVGTWAAHRLFDMFPGDWKVSQIRANTPARNFWHRVIGSYTGGEFQERFNSRQGNPSQYFSTLNTNRINK from the coding sequence ATGGAACTTGGAATCGAGCTGGTTCCTAAAGAGCAGAAGCAGATTATAAGCAGATTAATGCAGTTCTATTTGTATGATTTTACGCGGTACCTGGAGCTGCAGGTGGACCGTGACGGATTGTTTCCGTCCTATCCCGGGCTGGAGGCCTACTGGAACAGCGGTCTAAACAAGTTTGCCTACTTATTCACGGTAGACGGCAATATTGCCGGCTTTGCGCTTGTAGACCGGCTACTGCGTGATCCGGAGGGACAGTTCTATATGACGGAGTTTTTTGTGATGCAGAAATACCGCCGCAGCGGCGTAGGAACCTGGGCTGCACACCGGCTGTTCGATATGTTCCCCGGCGATTGGAAGGTCTCGCAGATCCGTGCGAATACACCTGCGCGTAACTTCTGGCACCGGGTGATCGGTTCGTATACAGGAGGGGAGTTCCAGGAGAGGTTCAACTCCCGGCAAGGCAATCCCAGTCAATACTTCAGCACATTAAATACTAATCGAATTAATAAATAA
- a CDS encoding AbrB family transcriptional regulator — MSTLSVTRRKSLYVLFTLITALAGGGIFVLLHLPLPWLLGPMIAVLTGSNLRKQVYIWPGQIRNTGMIIVGYTIGLSLTGSALNQIAYQLPSMLLMTTLLLLFCAGIAVIVSKVSGTNYKTILLGSIPGGLTQMLVLAEESEDINLTVVTVIQVVRLMMIIICVPLLIYSPLFASYAGGGENTTLLVESAAGWGELFPNIFYFGVACTVCGIVGQKIKFPTAYLLGPAIITAILQISGLQGPALPDILINAAQLMIGVYVGLLLDPRKLNNKLLTLSLAVSSGAVLIAGAYGLSLLFAYLDPVSSATALLSLAPGGMDQMSLIAHEVGADLPTVAGYQLFRTFFIFFAVPPLFKWIFREKKRKTATVS, encoded by the coding sequence ATGTCAACCCTATCTGTGACTCGGCGTAAGTCCCTATATGTCCTATTTACCCTAATTACGGCGTTGGCTGGCGGGGGGATCTTTGTGCTGCTGCATCTCCCGCTGCCTTGGCTGCTCGGCCCTATGATCGCTGTGCTGACCGGTTCCAATCTGCGTAAGCAAGTATATATCTGGCCCGGACAAATACGGAATACCGGGATGATTATCGTCGGCTATACGATTGGTCTCTCGTTGACCGGTTCTGCACTGAATCAAATAGCTTATCAGTTGCCCTCCATGCTGCTTATGACTACGCTTCTGCTGCTGTTCTGCGCCGGAATTGCGGTCATTGTATCTAAGGTGTCGGGGACCAACTACAAGACTATTCTGCTTGGAAGCATCCCTGGCGGCTTAACCCAGATGCTAGTGCTAGCCGAAGAGTCTGAGGATATCAATCTTACGGTTGTAACCGTCATTCAGGTGGTCCGGCTGATGATGATTATTATCTGTGTGCCGCTGCTGATCTACAGTCCGCTGTTTGCCAGCTACGCTGGCGGGGGAGAGAATACAACTCTTCTGGTTGAATCTGCGGCCGGTTGGGGAGAGCTATTCCCGAATATCTTTTATTTTGGCGTCGCTTGTACGGTATGCGGAATTGTAGGCCAAAAGATTAAATTTCCCACCGCGTATCTCCTCGGTCCGGCTATTATTACAGCTATTCTGCAGATCAGCGGTCTTCAGGGGCCCGCACTTCCGGATATTCTGATCAATGCCGCGCAGCTGATGATTGGCGTATATGTCGGACTGCTGCTCGATCCGCGTAAGCTGAACAATAAACTGCTGACACTATCGCTGGCTGTAAGCAGCGGGGCAGTGCTGATAGCAGGGGCGTATGGCCTGAGTCTGCTGTTCGCTTACCTGGATCCGGTATCATCAGCAACTGCGCTTCTCAGTCTTGCTCCCGGAGGGATGGATCAGATGAGTCTGATCGCGCATGAGGTAGGGGCGGATTTGCCAACGGTGGCGGGCTATCAGTTATTCCGGACGTTTTTCATCTTTTTTGCGGTTCCGCCGTTGTTTAAATGGATCTTCCGGGAGAAAAAACGCAAGACGGCAACGGTTAGTTAA
- a CDS encoding DUF4178 domain-containing protein translates to MGLWKRIGNMFSKPEAPAAPKSMLDLSPGDICEVSLVTYEVTGRTKTSGRNAAVLTLRDGSQISYLYIEEREQLQYRLYHPIDGRLDSPSEVPATLELDDCTFYLEEEYEGYAAVTGQTPYMNGGEQHVWQYQSDDSRLLRVEWQNGRFMLYEGETVIPADVRVIRAS, encoded by the coding sequence TTGGGTTTATGGAAAAGAATCGGTAATATGTTCTCGAAGCCGGAGGCGCCTGCGGCGCCCAAAAGCATGCTCGACCTGTCTCCCGGAGATATTTGTGAAGTATCCCTGGTAACTTACGAAGTAACGGGCCGGACGAAGACCAGCGGCCGCAATGCTGCTGTATTGACGCTTCGTGACGGAAGCCAGATTTCCTACCTGTATATTGAAGAACGGGAGCAGCTGCAATACAGATTGTATCATCCGATCGACGGGCGTCTGGATAGCCCTTCCGAGGTGCCGGCTACCCTGGAGCTGGATGACTGTACCTTTTATCTGGAGGAAGAATACGAGGGGTATGCAGCAGTTACAGGTCAGACTCCTTACATGAATGGCGGAGAACAGCACGTCTGGCAGTACCAGTCGGATGATTCGCGGCTGCTACGCGTGGAATGGCAGAATGGCCGGTTCATGCTCTATGAAGGTGAAACTGTCATTCCGGCTGATGTCAGAGTGATTCGTGCGTCTTAA
- a CDS encoding DUF350 domain-containing protein — translation MDFHSLVSMVVWTVSGAVLLCVLMFVDSLFTRYDDLEELKAGNMAVTTRFIMKLGAQGYILSSSIAAASRLGEAMVVSIVSFVLLFVLEKSAELLLGRVGKLDLDHGTQLGKVGYGLLAGSLHVIGALIIAAFIRG, via the coding sequence ATGGATTTCCATTCCCTGGTGTCCATGGTAGTGTGGACGGTCAGCGGCGCAGTGCTGCTGTGTGTGCTGATGTTTGTGGATTCGCTGTTTACCCGTTATGATGATTTGGAAGAGCTCAAGGCAGGCAATATGGCAGTCACAACGCGCTTCATAATGAAGCTGGGGGCTCAAGGCTATATCTTATCGTCGTCCATTGCTGCAGCAAGCCGGCTCGGGGAAGCGATGGTTGTCTCTATTGTATCTTTTGTACTGTTGTTCGTTCTGGAAAAATCAGCCGAGCTGCTGCTGGGCAGGGTAGGCAAGCTTGATCTCGATCATGGCACTCAGCTGGGCAAAGTCGGCTACGGTCTGCTTGCAGGCTCATTGCATGTAATCGGGGCTCTAATTATTGCTGCATTTATTCGTGGATAA
- a CDS encoding molybdopterin molybdotransferase MoeA gives MANQENNKEYTNDKFQRSALQVTEAQVRLTAYAIPLTNEEVPLNQSCGRYLAQSVHAPHPFPAFDRSSMDGYAVIAADTASAGDNNVVWLEVVDVIPCGAVASREITTGTAARIMTGAQVPDGADTVIMLEATESRMEGGVTYVGIRKPQAEGLHITPRGLELGTGELVLPEGQMIGAGDIAALAALGVANVPVHRRPKVAIFATGTELLEVDEPLAPGKIRNSNSPMLEALVREAGGEPVMLGAIADDLELARSKVQMALESYDLVITTGGVSVGDYDIMGDLIREQSGEMLFNKVTMRPGSVTTAAVRGGTLLLALSGNPGACFVGFQLFARPVIGLMQGAAQPFLPEWTAVLGVDYKRVNSFTRYVRARLEIREGILYAYPAGVDESSVMVTIKDSDCLIVIPPDSGQMTCGDKVTVLKLPGETRG, from the coding sequence ATGGCTAACCAAGAGAATAATAAGGAATATACCAATGATAAATTTCAGCGCTCCGCGCTTCAGGTGACAGAGGCTCAGGTCCGGCTGACAGCATATGCAATCCCCCTTACGAATGAAGAGGTTCCTTTGAATCAAAGCTGCGGGCGCTATCTGGCCCAGTCCGTTCATGCACCGCATCCTTTTCCGGCATTTGACCGCTCAAGTATGGACGGCTATGCTGTTATCGCAGCAGATACAGCATCGGCTGGCGATAACAACGTGGTGTGGCTTGAAGTGGTCGATGTTATTCCCTGCGGCGCAGTAGCGTCAAGAGAGATTACGACGGGGACTGCTGCGCGGATCATGACCGGAGCGCAGGTTCCGGATGGCGCGGATACTGTAATTATGCTGGAAGCCACAGAGAGCCGGATGGAAGGTGGTGTTACTTATGTGGGCATTCGCAAGCCGCAAGCGGAGGGACTTCATATTACGCCGCGCGGCCTGGAGCTGGGGACAGGAGAACTGGTGCTGCCTGAAGGGCAAATGATCGGTGCCGGTGATATCGCTGCACTGGCTGCGCTGGGTGTCGCGAATGTTCCCGTACATCGCCGACCTAAGGTGGCAATCTTCGCCACCGGGACTGAACTGCTTGAGGTGGACGAGCCGCTGGCTCCGGGTAAAATCCGCAACAGCAACTCTCCTATGCTGGAGGCGCTTGTACGGGAAGCAGGCGGAGAACCTGTAATGCTTGGTGCGATTGCAGATGATCTGGAGCTTGCCCGGAGTAAGGTGCAGATGGCTCTGGAAAGCTATGATCTTGTAATTACTACGGGCGGTGTATCCGTAGGGGATTATGATATTATGGGTGATCTGATCCGCGAGCAAAGCGGCGAAATGCTGTTTAACAAAGTAACCATGCGACCGGGCAGTGTTACAACAGCGGCTGTACGTGGAGGAACCCTTCTGCTGGCCTTATCAGGCAACCCGGGAGCCTGCTTTGTAGGGTTTCAGCTGTTCGCCCGGCCTGTCATCGGGCTGATGCAAGGGGCGGCGCAGCCTTTTTTGCCGGAATGGACTGCAGTGCTAGGCGTGGATTATAAGCGGGTAAACTCCTTCACCCGGTATGTCCGGGCCCGGCTGGAGATCCGGGAGGGCATTCTCTATGCTTATCCTGCCGGCGTAGACGAATCCTCCGTGATGGTTACGATCAAAGACAGCGATTGCCTCATCGTCATTCCGCCGGATAGCGGGCAGATGACTTGCGGGGACAAAGTAACCGTGCTTAAGCTGCCGGGGGAGACCCGGGGGTAA
- the xerS gene encoding tyrosine recombinase XerS: protein MSIQKTTDRKNLDQRLPQMPWFVQQFIDYKRPDLSPSTLLEYIRDYESFFGWLRGEGLSAAAKNTEITLLDLETLHMDSIVGYRLHLTTRAESANTRVTVSRKLSALRSLFHYLSQIAEDENFYPLLKRNIMAKVEIKRIHKPKDTAAKLKGKILEDEELLEFVGYIYEGYGKDVEANKQAYYSFQLNRERDACIASLILNSGLRVSEVVNLNVDDLDVNNKLLYVFRKGHNDETFKTPVYFREQAKDDLSLYLSLRQSRYKTPKREKALFITLPNGSTEGKRMTKRAIQEMIIKYAKRFGKPYLTVHKLRHSFATDYYLQNDIYRTKEQLGHASTETTEIYAHLTDKTMSEAIERRLESESSQ from the coding sequence ATCAGTATTCAAAAAACCACCGACCGGAAAAACCTCGACCAGCGTCTGCCGCAGATGCCCTGGTTCGTGCAGCAGTTCATCGATTATAAGCGTCCGGATCTGTCCCCCTCCACGCTGTTAGAGTATATCCGGGATTATGAATCCTTTTTCGGCTGGCTGCGCGGTGAAGGTCTATCCGCAGCTGCGAAGAATACTGAAATTACGCTGCTCGATCTGGAGACCCTGCATATGGACAGCATTGTCGGTTACCGCCTGCATCTGACAACCCGGGCTGAGAGTGCGAATACACGCGTTACCGTGTCCCGTAAGCTGTCTGCACTTCGCTCCCTCTTCCACTACTTAAGCCAGATTGCGGAGGATGAGAACTTTTATCCGCTGCTTAAGCGTAATATTATGGCCAAGGTGGAGATCAAACGGATTCACAAACCGAAGGATACGGCTGCCAAGCTAAAGGGCAAAATTCTGGAGGATGAGGAGCTGCTGGAATTCGTAGGCTATATCTATGAGGGTTATGGCAAAGATGTAGAAGCCAACAAGCAGGCTTATTATTCTTTTCAGCTGAATCGTGAGCGGGATGCCTGTATTGCCAGTCTGATTCTGAACTCCGGCCTGCGCGTATCCGAGGTGGTCAATCTTAATGTGGATGATCTGGATGTGAACAACAAGCTGCTCTATGTCTTCCGCAAGGGTCATAATGACGAAACCTTCAAGACTCCAGTCTATTTCCGCGAGCAGGCCAAGGACGATCTCAGCTTGTACCTCAGCCTCCGCCAGTCCAGATACAAGACTCCGAAACGGGAAAAGGCGCTCTTCATCACCCTGCCAAATGGCAGCACTGAGGGCAAACGGATGACCAAGCGGGCGATTCAAGAGATGATTATCAAATACGCCAAGCGGTTCGGCAAACCTTATCTGACTGTACACAAGCTGCGGCACTCCTTCGCAACCGACTATTATCTGCAAAATGATATCTACAGAACGAAGGAACAGCTCGGACATGCTTCAACTGAAACCACCGAAATCTATGCCCATCTCACGGACAAAACGATGTCAGAAGCTATTGAACGCCGTCTGGAGAGTGAATCCTCCCAATAG
- a CDS encoding dihydroorotate dehydrogenase, which translates to MINTTATIAGVHFKNPIVMASGTFGFGREYGKLYDVSLLGGISGKGLTLHAKAGNPGVRVYETASGMLNSVGLENPGVEAFLAKELPYWETLDTARIVNLGGNTLADYVLGAQLIQRDADARLLIGKPAVDMIELNISCPNVKEGGIAFGVKTPAALEVVRAVRAATRLPLAVKLSPNAEDIAEMAEMCEAEGADAVSLINTISGMKIDVRRRRSVFHNQYAGLSGPAIKPVALRMVHQVSKRVSIPVIGMGGITSATDIIEFIMAGAAVIQVGTYNFMNLRAGSTLVEELQQFMAEENISSLDEIRGIV; encoded by the coding sequence ATGATTAATACAACTGCTACTATTGCCGGTGTTCATTTCAAGAATCCAATTGTTATGGCTTCAGGCACGTTTGGCTTCGGCCGTGAATACGGGAAGCTCTATGACGTGTCCCTGCTTGGCGGCATCTCCGGCAAAGGGCTCACACTCCATGCCAAAGCGGGAAATCCCGGTGTACGCGTGTATGAGACTGCTTCGGGTATGCTGAACAGTGTAGGACTTGAGAATCCCGGAGTGGAAGCGTTCCTGGCCAAGGAGCTTCCATACTGGGAGACACTGGACACGGCGCGTATCGTGAATCTGGGCGGCAACACACTGGCTGATTACGTGCTCGGTGCCCAGCTGATCCAGCGCGATGCGGATGCCCGTCTGCTTATAGGCAAACCGGCAGTGGATATGATCGAGCTGAATATCTCTTGTCCGAATGTGAAGGAAGGCGGCATCGCCTTTGGCGTGAAGACTCCGGCAGCGCTTGAGGTCGTCCGGGCAGTTAGAGCAGCAACCCGTCTCCCGCTGGCCGTGAAGCTGTCGCCGAACGCCGAGGATATCGCAGAGATGGCTGAGATGTGTGAGGCTGAGGGGGCGGATGCTGTCTCGCTGATCAATACGATCTCAGGAATGAAGATTGATGTGCGCCGCCGCCGCAGTGTATTTCATAATCAGTATGCCGGACTATCGGGACCTGCGATTAAGCCTGTAGCCTTACGGATGGTGCATCAGGTATCCAAACGTGTATCCATTCCGGTTATCGGGATGGGCGGCATCACCTCAGCTACCGATATTATAGAATTCATTATGGCCGGTGCAGCCGTCATTCAAGTGGGAACGTACAACTTCATGAATTTACGGGCCGGCAGTACGCTTGTCGAAGAACTGCAGCAGTTTATGGCTGAAGAGAATATCAGCTCGCTGGATGAAATCCGCGGTATTGTATAG
- a CDS encoding pentapeptide repeat-containing protein, whose amino-acid sequence MIENYLNWTETQDTGLLELHSDCLNCFGLCCAALPFAASSDFAIDKNAGQPCPNLREDFRCGIHTELREKGFRGCTVYDCFGAGQKVSNLTYGSRDWRQAPETAGQMFEVFLVMRQLHELLWYLREALAFQGADILHDSLMLMMEQTLNLTILSPAELLKLDVHVHRAEVNELLLRASELARNTARTQLEPAPKRQKNYGRGADLIGAKLRKADLRCVSLRGAYLIAADLSGADLRHADLIGADLRDTNLSGADLRDSLFLTQAQLQAAKGDSATKLPGSLTHPEHWSADKG is encoded by the coding sequence TTGATAGAAAATTATTTGAATTGGACTGAAACTCAGGACACTGGACTGCTTGAACTGCATTCTGACTGCCTGAACTGCTTTGGCCTGTGCTGCGCGGCGCTTCCTTTTGCCGCTTCCTCCGACTTCGCAATAGATAAGAATGCCGGACAGCCCTGCCCCAATCTGCGGGAGGACTTCCGCTGCGGAATTCACACGGAACTGCGGGAGAAAGGCTTCCGTGGCTGCACAGTGTATGACTGCTTCGGAGCCGGGCAGAAGGTCTCCAATCTGACCTATGGAAGCCGTGACTGGCGGCAGGCCCCTGAAACCGCCGGGCAGATGTTCGAGGTCTTCCTGGTGATGCGCCAGCTTCACGAGCTGCTGTGGTATCTGCGTGAAGCGTTGGCATTCCAAGGCGCTGATATTCTGCATGATTCTCTCATGCTGATGATGGAGCAGACCCTGAATCTGACCATACTAAGTCCTGCGGAACTCCTGAAGCTCGATGTGCACGTTCATCGTGCTGAAGTCAATGAACTGCTGCTGCGTGCCAGCGAATTGGCACGCAATACCGCGCGGACGCAGCTGGAACCAGCTCCCAAGCGGCAGAAAAACTACGGCCGCGGGGCTGATCTGATCGGCGCCAAGCTGCGTAAGGCCGATCTCCGCTGTGTCAGCTTACGCGGCGCTTATCTGATCGCCGCTGACCTCAGCGGTGCGGATCTGCGGCATGCTGACCTGATCGGCGCTGATCTCCGCGACACGAATCTGAGCGGCGCCGATCTGCGGGATAGCCTCTTCCTTACCCAAGCGCAGCTGCAGGCTGCTAAGGGAGATTCGGCTACCAAGCTGCCGGGATCGCTTACGCATCCTGAGCACTGGTCAGCGGACAAAGGGTGA
- a CDS encoding TetR/AcrR family transcriptional regulator, with protein sequence MSKEERQEQERKAMRNLILTTAGELVAEKGIGQLSIRKIAERMEYSAGIIYHYFQGKEDIVEQLLQQGYRELMGGLAAGSDTAQSEVSAEDNLSQSLSQFIRMTIAEGSQYRNMMLNDSPAVLNHTAVLHKGAALERNAISMLCRALRQFKGMAARKEEEIELTAQVIWSAAFGLIMRLSVEKNLPEEQKEALITRHVEAMLLIAGSRE encoded by the coding sequence ATGAGTAAAGAAGAGAGACAAGAGCAGGAACGGAAAGCGATGCGTAATTTGATTCTGACAACGGCTGGTGAATTAGTGGCCGAGAAGGGGATTGGGCAGCTGTCTATCCGAAAGATCGCTGAACGGATGGAGTATTCCGCCGGGATCATTTATCACTATTTTCAAGGAAAAGAGGATATAGTGGAGCAGCTTCTTCAGCAGGGGTACAGGGAGTTGATGGGCGGACTAGCAGCCGGATCAGACACTGCGCAGAGTGAAGTATCAGCTGAGGATAACTTAAGCCAGTCGCTGTCACAGTTTATCCGGATGACCATCGCGGAAGGATCGCAGTACCGGAATATGATGCTAAATGATTCGCCTGCTGTACTTAACCATACTGCAGTACTGCATAAAGGGGCTGCACTGGAGCGTAATGCAATCAGCATGCTCTGCAGGGCTCTACGTCAATTCAAAGGGATGGCCGCCCGCAAAGAGGAGGAAATTGAACTTACTGCCCAAGTGATTTGGAGTGCGGCATTTGGACTGATCATGAGGCTGAGCGTCGAGAAGAATCTGCCCGAGGAGCAGAAGGAAGCGCTGATTACCCGGCATGTCGAGGCAATGCTGCTTATTGCAGGGAGTCGGGAATAA
- a CDS encoding dihydroorotate dehydrogenase electron transfer subunit, with translation MATVISNERLGDGVYHLVVEGGNGGAMGQFYMLRAWGAYPLLSRPLSIHQVNDSGVDFLYHVVGEGTEILAGLKPGDKLELEGPFGTGFPHVEGKVALVGGGIGIAPLYYCAQELPESDIYLGFSRESFRTEAFRPLAAELTVDVGGHILDSVDFTDYDHIFVCGPHPMLKAAQLKGIAAETAGKRPDVYLSLENRMACGIGACLVCSVSCKDGQRKACADGPVFLAGEVLFHD, from the coding sequence GTGGCGACGGTGATTAGTAACGAGCGGCTGGGAGACGGAGTATACCACCTGGTGGTTGAAGGAGGTAACGGCGGTGCGATGGGTCAATTCTACATGCTGCGGGCATGGGGAGCCTATCCGCTGCTGTCCAGACCGCTTAGCATACATCAGGTGAATGACAGCGGTGTTGATTTTTTGTATCACGTAGTAGGGGAAGGCACGGAGATTCTTGCCGGACTGAAGCCGGGCGACAAGCTTGAACTCGAAGGGCCATTCGGCACCGGCTTCCCGCATGTGGAAGGCAAGGTCGCGTTAGTAGGCGGGGGCATCGGAATTGCTCCGCTCTATTACTGCGCCCAGGAGCTTCCGGAGAGTGACATCTACCTCGGCTTCAGCCGGGAATCTTTTCGTACCGAAGCCTTCCGTCCGCTTGCTGCCGAGCTGACTGTCGATGTGGGCGGCCACATTCTGGACAGCGTGGATTTCACGGATTATGATCATATATTTGTCTGCGGTCCGCATCCCATGCTGAAGGCGGCACAGCTCAAGGGTATAGCTGCCGAAACAGCCGGCAAGCGCCCTGACGTGTATCTGTCGCTGGAGAACCGCATGGCCTGCGGCATCGGTGCCTGTCTCGTCTGCAGTGTATCCTGCAAGGATGGACAACGGAAGGCCTGCGCGGACGGACCCGTCTTCCTGGCTGGGGAGGTGCTGTTCCATGATTAA